Proteins from one Portunus trituberculatus isolate SZX2019 chromosome 38, ASM1759143v1, whole genome shotgun sequence genomic window:
- the LOC123515062 gene encoding uncharacterized protein LOC123515062, with translation MLSPPVHHFTTFPGARKRWSSTIDAEMETNPHMRRDLEEYRARMKEQEQQQQQVADLELQATRIQEQLSKLSKTLPLNPASPTVQGFSKVTEGEDHDPPNHSRTAHVDL, from the exons ATGCTGTCTCCCCCTGTCCATCACTTTACTACATTCCCTGGTGCACGGAAACGCTGGAG CTCCACCATCGACGCGGAGAtggagaccaaccctcacatgCGGCGCGACCTGGAGGAGTACCGCGCCAGGAtgaaggagcaggagcagcagcagcagcaggtggcggACTTGGAGCTTCAAGCCACGAGGATTCAAGAGCAGCTGTCCAAACTATCCAAAACACTACCGCTCAATCCCGCCAGTCCCACTGTGCAGGGCTTCTCCAAGGTCACAGAAGGGGAGGACCACGACCCACCCAACCACTCCAGGACTGCCCACGTTGACCTCTAG
- the LOC123514942 gene encoding 26S proteasome non-ATPase regulatory subunit 4-like isoform X1, with product MVLESTMICVDNSEYMRNGDYVPTRLQAQQDAVNTICRFKLRSNPENNVGLLTLANSTEVLATLTTDVGKILTPLHKVLPNGNINLLTGIRIAHLALKHRQSKNHKMRIVAFVGSPVEVEEKEIVKVAKRLKKEKVNIDIINFGETDMNQTLLESLVSTINGREGGSSHLVTVPPSPHLADALLSSPIVQGEDGAPAATYASGGGFEFGVDPNEDPELALALRVSMEEQRQRQQEEERRVAQESAKVAPMDTTPQPPTTTPTPQPAAAQEGVQSEEEMLQQALAMSLEAGRQPQTGSGTPASAATTGSSGKAAAATTTATAATATTTTTATTTSTGPTLQSAAIPDFSTMTEEEQIAYAMQISMQDCKPKEEPMDVDAPKAAAATPSEALKVKKEEEEQDFSQVMADPAFLESVLQTLPGVDPQSQVVKEAVGSLTQQEKDKDKDKKDKKKDDKQ from the exons ATGGTACTGGAGAGCACGATGATATG TGTGGACAACAGTGAATACATGCGGAATGGCGACTATGTACCTACACGTCTCCAGGCTCAGCAGGATGCAGTCAACACCATCTGCAGGTTCAAGCTTCGCTCCAACCCAGAGAACAATGTGGGTCTCCTGACGCTGGCCAA CAGCACAGAGGTTCTGGCAACACTGACAACTGATGTGGGCAAGATCCTGACTCCTCTCCACAAGGTGCTGCCCAATGGAAACATCAATCTGCTCACTGGGATCCGCATTGCCCAC CTGGCCCTCAAGCACCGTCAGAGCAAGAACCACAAGATGCGCATTGTGGCCTTTGTGGGCAGCCCTGTGGAggttgaggagaaggagattgtCAAGGTGGCAAAGAGGCTCAAGAAGGAAAAGGTCAACATTGACATCATCAACTTTGGTgaaacg GATATGAACCAGACACTGCTTGAGTCTTTGGTGAGCACCATTAATGGACGTGAGGGAGGCAGCTCCCACCTGGTGACTGTgcctccctccccacacctgGCTGATGCCTTACTCTCATCCCCCATTGTTCAG GGTGAGGATGGGGCCCCAGCAGCCACCTATGCTTCAGGTGGTGGCTTTGAGTTTGGAGTCGACCCCAATGAGGATCCAGAACTTGCTTTG GCCTTGCGGGTGTCCATGGAGGAGCAGCGGCAgcgacagcaggaggaggagcggcgTGTGGCCCAGGAGTCGGCCAAGGTTGCCCCCATGGACACCACCCCCCAGCCTCCAACCACCACCCCGACGCCACAACCCGCTGCTGCTCAGGAAG GTGTGCAGTCTGAAGAGGAGATGCTGCAGCAGGCCCTAGCCATGTCTCTAGAGGCAGGTCGGCAGCCCCAGACTGGCAGTGGCACCCCTGCTAGTGCTGCCACGACAGGGAGTAGTGGGAAGGCTGCTGCAGCTACCACCACGGCCAcagctgctactgccactaccactaccactgctaccactacctccACGGGACCCACTCTCCAATCAGCGGCCATTCCTGATTTCTCAACAATGACTGAGGAGGAGCAGATTGCCTATGCCATGCAGATATCCATGCAGGACTGCA AACCTAAGGAAGAGCCCATGGACGTGGATGCTCCGaaggctgctgctgccactcctTCAGAAGCCCTTAAG gtaaagaaggaggaggaggagcaggacttcTCACAGGTGATGGCTGACCCAGCCTTTCTGGAGAGTGTCCTGCAGACCCTGCCCGGTGTGGATCCTCAGAGCCAAGTAGTGAAGGAAGCAGTGGGCTCCCTAACTcaacaagagaaagacaaagacaaggataaaaaggataaaaagaaagatgataagcAATGA
- the LOC123514942 gene encoding 26S proteasome non-ATPase regulatory subunit 4-like isoform X2: MVLESTMICVDNSEYMRNGDYVPTRLQAQQDAVNTICRFKLRSNPENNVGLLTLANTEVLATLTTDVGKILTPLHKVLPNGNINLLTGIRIAHLALKHRQSKNHKMRIVAFVGSPVEVEEKEIVKVAKRLKKEKVNIDIINFGETDMNQTLLESLVSTINGREGGSSHLVTVPPSPHLADALLSSPIVQGEDGAPAATYASGGGFEFGVDPNEDPELALALRVSMEEQRQRQQEEERRVAQESAKVAPMDTTPQPPTTTPTPQPAAAQEGVQSEEEMLQQALAMSLEAGRQPQTGSGTPASAATTGSSGKAAAATTTATAATATTTTTATTTSTGPTLQSAAIPDFSTMTEEEQIAYAMQISMQDCKPKEEPMDVDAPKAAAATPSEALKVKKEEEEQDFSQVMADPAFLESVLQTLPGVDPQSQVVKEAVGSLTQQEKDKDKDKKDKKKDDKQ, encoded by the exons ATGGTACTGGAGAGCACGATGATATG TGTGGACAACAGTGAATACATGCGGAATGGCGACTATGTACCTACACGTCTCCAGGCTCAGCAGGATGCAGTCAACACCATCTGCAGGTTCAAGCTTCGCTCCAACCCAGAGAACAATGTGGGTCTCCTGACGCTGGCCAA CACAGAGGTTCTGGCAACACTGACAACTGATGTGGGCAAGATCCTGACTCCTCTCCACAAGGTGCTGCCCAATGGAAACATCAATCTGCTCACTGGGATCCGCATTGCCCAC CTGGCCCTCAAGCACCGTCAGAGCAAGAACCACAAGATGCGCATTGTGGCCTTTGTGGGCAGCCCTGTGGAggttgaggagaaggagattgtCAAGGTGGCAAAGAGGCTCAAGAAGGAAAAGGTCAACATTGACATCATCAACTTTGGTgaaacg GATATGAACCAGACACTGCTTGAGTCTTTGGTGAGCACCATTAATGGACGTGAGGGAGGCAGCTCCCACCTGGTGACTGTgcctccctccccacacctgGCTGATGCCTTACTCTCATCCCCCATTGTTCAG GGTGAGGATGGGGCCCCAGCAGCCACCTATGCTTCAGGTGGTGGCTTTGAGTTTGGAGTCGACCCCAATGAGGATCCAGAACTTGCTTTG GCCTTGCGGGTGTCCATGGAGGAGCAGCGGCAgcgacagcaggaggaggagcggcgTGTGGCCCAGGAGTCGGCCAAGGTTGCCCCCATGGACACCACCCCCCAGCCTCCAACCACCACCCCGACGCCACAACCCGCTGCTGCTCAGGAAG GTGTGCAGTCTGAAGAGGAGATGCTGCAGCAGGCCCTAGCCATGTCTCTAGAGGCAGGTCGGCAGCCCCAGACTGGCAGTGGCACCCCTGCTAGTGCTGCCACGACAGGGAGTAGTGGGAAGGCTGCTGCAGCTACCACCACGGCCAcagctgctactgccactaccactaccactgctaccactacctccACGGGACCCACTCTCCAATCAGCGGCCATTCCTGATTTCTCAACAATGACTGAGGAGGAGCAGATTGCCTATGCCATGCAGATATCCATGCAGGACTGCA AACCTAAGGAAGAGCCCATGGACGTGGATGCTCCGaaggctgctgctgccactcctTCAGAAGCCCTTAAG gtaaagaaggaggaggaggagcaggacttcTCACAGGTGATGGCTGACCCAGCCTTTCTGGAGAGTGTCCTGCAGACCCTGCCCGGTGTGGATCCTCAGAGCCAAGTAGTGAAGGAAGCAGTGGGCTCCCTAACTcaacaagagaaagacaaagacaaggataaaaaggataaaaagaaagatgataagcAATGA
- the LOC123515061 gene encoding epsin-like — MTQEGAMTQEGGMTHEGGMTQEGGMTQGGGMTQEGGMTQGAGMTQGGGMTQEGGMTQEGGMTQGGGMTQGGGMTQEGGMTQEDGMTQGGGMTQGGGMTQEGGMTQGGGMTQEGGMTHEGGMTQGAGMTQEGGMTQGGFGGRQG; from the coding sequence atgACACAGGAAGGCGCGATGACACAGGAAGGCGGGATGACACACGAAGGCGGGATGACACAGGAAGGCGGGATGACACAGGGAGGCGGGATGACACAGGAAGGCGGGATGACACAGGGAGCCGGGATGACACAGGGAGGCGGGATGACACAGGAAGGCGGGATGACACAGGAAGGCGGGATGACACAGGGAGGCGGGATGACACAGGGAGGCGGGATGACACAGGAAGGCGGGATGACACAGGAAGACGGGATGACACAGGGAGGCGGGATGACACAGGGAGGCGGGATGACACAGGAAGGCGGGATGACACAGGGAGGCGGGATGACACAGGAAGGCGGGATGACACACGAAGGCGGGATGACACAGGGAGCCGGGATGACACAGGAAGGCGGGATGACACAGGGTGGGTTTGGAGGGAGGCAAGgttag